Within the Salmo salar chromosome ssa12, Ssal_v3.1, whole genome shotgun sequence genome, the region aatcaacagcctggtcaACACTATGCGactgtcgtgctgcatgaggcaaatggtggtcgcaccagatactgactgtttttctgatccacgcccctaaccttttttaaaaacaaagatatctgtgaccaacactcctctctgtattcccagtcatgtgaaatccatagattaaggcctaatgaatttatttcaattgatggATTTCCTTAGAGTTCATAACTCGGTAAAATATTTTTgaagttttatatttttgttcagtatatgataAATCCAATGTACTTGAGTAGGGGAGTTCTGCATGCTGTCTGAAAGGTCAGGTGGGGAGACTGAGTGGTTTTTGGCTTGTCCCCAGGCAGGGTGTTGAATTGGAGTGTTCCTTGTCTTTGGTTGTGAAATCTCTCTTCCTCAACTTTTGTTTCGAGGTCGTAACTTGCAACCCCTTGTGATTTAGCAATAATTAAAATCATGAGCGGTAGGGTCAATCCATGAAATGGCCAAGCTAAGCAGTTTTAGTTTTTCTACTTGATTAGATGAGGTGTTTGGCTGCTTAAAACTCTATCAAGCATCTAAAACGTTATCACTTCTGGTATGAGATGTTCATAAATTAGAATGTAAGCCCTCTCTCACTTGATGATTAGCCAGACAATTCCCAGGGAATGAGAATCAAACCGTGTCAattctgtgtgtctacaggtggGAAGCCCACCGGAGTACTGTGTGGCGAGCCCTCAGCCCCACTGAGGAGATGTGCTGCCCAGTCTTCCTCCAACAACCACGAGGACTCCAACGCTGGGGTGAGATGACTCaatgctgtgtttgtgtgtgggggtggtgaaTCTGGAATTTCTCATGTTGACATTTCCTCAAAGTTAAACAATGGGCATTCCTTGTTGATGATTTTCACTTTCATGTATTTGGCTTACTCCTTTCTGTTGCGTTTTCTAATCACTTACCCCTTTTCCCTTCATCTCCTCTTAGAATGGAGACAATGACATGGGAAATGCTGGTGAGGATAATTTTAATGATTCTTGCTAACTTCCGCTGTTAAACAAGTTGTCCATATTAAGACTACATATTAATGTCTGTAAACTTCTAAGAAGGTTCATTTTATTCACAATAATGCTTGTTAAATTATAgggaaaaacattatttttagtATGGTATGTAGTGTTGCAATGTTGAACATTTATAGTGTTTGTGTATATTGATTTTTGTTATTAACAGATGTTTAAAAGCTTCAAGTGGCAGTATTACATTATAAATGCTTGAGTCGCAAGCATGTTATCCTGTCTCCTTTCCCATGTTAAGATAATGCTGTTGAGGTCGTTCCTGCCCCAGAGCAGAGGAACGAGGTGCCCCAGCCCGCCGCAGAGGCCTCCCAGCCCGCCGCAGGGATGACGTCAGGCCGCAGGAACCCCCCAGGGGGCAAGTCCAGCCTCATCCTGGGTTGaggaccttctctctctctttctcagaacTCCGCTGTCCTTTTCTCGTTTTTAAAAGAAGAATCTCCACCTGTTCATCTGTGAGTCCAGGAATTTCGTCCCGTCCTCTTCTCCTACCTCCCTGAGTCCATTGTTTTGATACCCCCTCTTTTTTAATTTTTGTACGTTTCTTTTGACAGACGCACTTTATGTACCTGATCCAAGCCCCTGGCATCTGTAGTGCTGTAGTCACAGGCCTGCTGGCTAAAGGGCATGAGGTTTAAGTTGTCCCTCACTCCATCCGGTGTCAATGGCAAAGTTCTGATGCGTGATCGatgaggtttaaaaaaaataataataataatttttaaaaaaatgGATTCATATGAAGTTGTTGCTTTTGCACCGTGTTCATTGTCTGGTAAAAACTGCATGCACGCCTGGTTTGTTCCAAGTCTGACTCAACCAAAACATTTTGGTGAAgcctttgtttaaaaaaattaataaaatatatattaaaaaaggaaaaaaaataaaataaaaaaaacgttttaCTGTGAACGTTTCATTTTAATTGAAGGTTATGCTGGACTAAATTGTGAGTCATATTAATT harbors:
- the LOC106564668 gene encoding jupiter microtubule associated homolog 1, coding for MTTTTIYSGMEAGAKSSSRVLRPPGGASNISFGNDEEKPPSRKNKMASNIFAEPDDPHAHRRNNPPGGKPTGVLCGEPSAPLRRCAAQSSSNNHEDSNAGNGDNDMGNADNAVEVVPAPEQRNEVPQPAAEASQPAAGMTSGRRNPPGGKSSLILG